In Humulus lupulus chromosome 6, drHumLupu1.1, whole genome shotgun sequence, a single genomic region encodes these proteins:
- the LOC133783940 gene encoding protein ALP1-like, with the protein MAICNFDMQFIYAYAGWEGSAHDTRIFYTALRDSTSNFPKPPQGKYYLVDAGYPQITGFLGPYKGQRYHLPQFQRGSKPTGYKEVFNQAHSSLRSVIERTFGVWKKRWKILRDMPSYPYQKQVKIVIASMTLHNYIRRHAKHDRHFEKIRDNPYYCVEDQTNIEDEDETARASNLNEMDNTRDLIAASLMGYN; encoded by the exons ATGGCAATATGTAATTTTGATATGCAATTTATATATGCATATGCTGGGTGGGAAGGTTCTGCTCATGATACAAGAATTTTCTATACAGCTTTACGTGATTCAACTTCAAATTTTCCAAAACCTCCCCAAG GAAAATATTATTTAGTGGATGCGGGATACCCACAAATTACAGGTTTTTTAGGACCATATAAAGGCCAAAGATACCATCTACCACAATTTCAACGAGGTAGCAAACCTACTGGTTATAAAGAGGTATTCAACCAGGCACATTCTTCTCTTCGAAGTGTTATTGAAAGAACTTTTGGAGTATGGAAGAAAAGATGGAAAATATTAAGAGATATGCCTAGTTATCCATATCAGAAGCAAGTGAAAATAGTGATTGCATCAATGACCTTGCATAATTACATTCGAAGGCATGCAAAACATGATCGACATTTTGAGAAAATTAGAGATAATCCATATTATTGTGTAGAAGATCAAACTAAtattgaagatgaagatgagacagCTAGAGCTTCAAATTTAAATGAAATGGACAATACTAGAGATCTGATTGCTGCAAGTTTAATGGGATATAATTAA